The Candidatus Binatia bacterium genome has a segment encoding these proteins:
- a CDS encoding response regulator: MRKILVVDDNPDNQDILIFRLRRMGNFELVAASNGKEALEVAARVRPDLILMDLRMPVMDGYEATLLLRQTEWGKNLPIIAVTAASNEEYREKALKVGCSDFIAKPIVDYSVIGRKIQEIFASRAA, encoded by the coding sequence GTGAGAAAGATCCTGGTGGTGGACGACAACCCGGACAATCAGGACATTCTCATCTTTCGCCTTCGTCGTATGGGTAACTTCGAGCTTGTGGCGGCGTCCAACGGGAAAGAAGCCCTGGAAGTGGCCGCGCGCGTCAGGCCCGACCTGATTCTGATGGATCTCCGCATGCCCGTCATGGACGGGTACGAGGCCACTTTGCTGCTCAGGCAGACCGAGTGGGGAAAAAATTTGCCCATCATCGCCGTCACCGCCGCTTCCAACGAGGAATACCGGGAAAAAGCCCTGAAGGTCGGCTGCAGCGACTTCATCGCCAAGCCGATCGTCGACTACTCGGTGATCGGCAGGAAGATCCAGGAAATTTTTGCGTCGCGCGCCGCCTGA
- a CDS encoding ATP-binding protein — MDKPNILVVDDEIGPRESLRVILKPYYNVYAVEKAQDAIEMLNLIPVDLVTLDLKMPGLSGTKVLEKIKQHDPDIEAIIITGYGSMDTAVEGLRLGAFDYISKPFDVNHILALVRRALERRQARVELKNVKSEFLANISHELRTPLSVVIGFVSILLDQLIGQLTEQQQKALERVYKNSGELLELIDNVLILTSLNAGDLILNDQEFDVGATLKECVKRYEGLLQEKSIELAIEAPPGGASLVGDTVKLSRVVQNLLHNAIKFTPAGKKIVVKIANSPERGVVEIEIADTGAGMPEQHIERMFQPFQQMDTSLRRQYSGLGLGLTVARRLTDFLGGSLQIKSQRDVGTRVTLRMPSRPVSATIDSPRRDH; from the coding sequence ATGGATAAACCTAACATTCTGGTCGTCGACGACGAAATCGGCCCCCGCGAATCGCTCCGGGTGATTCTGAAGCCGTACTACAACGTCTATGCGGTGGAAAAGGCACAGGACGCGATCGAGATGCTCAATCTGATCCCCGTCGATCTTGTGACTCTCGATCTCAAGATGCCCGGCCTCTCCGGCACCAAGGTGTTGGAGAAGATCAAACAGCATGACCCGGATATCGAGGCGATCATCATCACCGGATACGGCTCGATGGATACGGCCGTCGAAGGATTGCGCTTGGGCGCCTTCGATTATATCTCGAAGCCTTTCGACGTGAACCATATCCTGGCGCTGGTTCGGCGCGCGCTGGAGCGGCGACAGGCGCGGGTCGAGCTCAAAAACGTCAAATCCGAATTCCTCGCCAACATCTCCCACGAGCTGCGCACGCCGCTCAGCGTGGTGATCGGCTTCGTCTCCATCCTGCTCGATCAACTCATCGGCCAGCTCACCGAACAGCAGCAGAAAGCGCTGGAGAGGGTATACAAAAATTCCGGCGAGCTGCTCGAGTTGATCGACAACGTTCTCATCCTGACCTCTTTGAACGCCGGCGACCTGATTTTGAACGATCAAGAGTTCGACGTCGGCGCGACGCTGAAGGAGTGCGTCAAGCGTTACGAGGGCCTCTTGCAGGAAAAAAGCATCGAGCTTGCCATCGAAGCGCCGCCCGGCGGCGCTTCCCTCGTCGGCGACACCGTCAAGCTCAGTCGAGTCGTGCAAAATCTTCTGCACAACGCGATCAAGTTCACTCCGGCGGGAAAAAAGATCGTAGTCAAAATCGCGAACTCGCCCGAAAGAGGCGTCGTGGAGATCGAAATCGCCGATACGGGGGCCGGGATGCCGGAGCAGCATATCGAGCGCATGTTCCAGCCGTTTCAGCAGATGGATACCTCCTTGCGCCGGCAATATTCAGGGTTGGGGCTGGGGCTCACGGTCGCGCGCCGCTTGACCGATTTTCTCGGCGGCTCGCTCCAGATCAAAAGCCAGCGCGACGTCGGAACCCGCGTGACGCTCAGGATGCCCTCCCGGCCGGTTTCCGCGACGATCGACAGCCCCAGGCGCGATCATTGA
- a CDS encoding histidine kinase dimerization/phospho-acceptor domain-containing protein encodes MKKILVVDESQAVRETIALVLGRDFAVGQRASLEDAGPDRDSGIELLIVGVSPASARHPSVFSDIAERFSCPILFLVDSRTAAAVRIPHANAECLAKPFNPYELKEKVSGLLAEASAAPRLLSTAWTSAGDAARYLDYPFVPASVATAAKNFARTPFPLLVLAEPGCGQERVARAVHALNDRAGPWLSAHASEVTEPQLDSRIAEILADEGGESQRLTLFLSGLEGLKLSAQSALLDFLSGQESRGRDLWLISTSRADLLEKTYHGEFLDALYYRLATLILRLPALRDRQADIPILADRLAQECAEKIGLGKASFSPAAVERLRNYLWFGNLDEMEAVIARTLAMHRKELIDAPDLILGDPSASENTATAFAPPAPSPAQKSPDAPAPRSKKPADALPPGDGHAQEVRILISELAHELKNPMVTVKTFSQLLADRFDDPSFRVRFQQTVNGDIQRMDDLLEALLDFSRFSRPAKERILVYEQLRRVEEELLPECIKRETALQWGKRGEASAVFVDKAQFIFAFKNILRAALAQVRPKSEIQMDVEGGGRVAISYSREAAGVGALNEYLGVATAANGDEALPLRILLANILLERNGGSVKVDYHESGKARIWAELPVADKGGGNKEP; translated from the coding sequence ATGAAGAAGATCCTGGTCGTTGATGAGTCTCAGGCTGTTCGAGAAACGATCGCATTGGTTCTGGGGCGGGATTTCGCCGTGGGGCAAAGAGCGTCGCTGGAAGACGCCGGTCCCGATCGCGACTCTGGCATCGAGCTTTTGATCGTCGGCGTTTCGCCCGCGTCGGCCCGACACCCTTCAGTATTCTCCGATATAGCGGAGCGGTTCTCCTGTCCCATCCTCTTTCTGGTCGATTCCCGGACCGCGGCGGCGGTCAGGATACCTCATGCCAACGCGGAATGTCTGGCCAAGCCGTTCAATCCTTATGAGCTGAAAGAAAAAGTATCGGGCCTGCTCGCCGAGGCTTCCGCGGCGCCGCGGCTCTTGTCCACGGCTTGGACGTCCGCCGGCGACGCCGCGCGCTATCTCGACTATCCTTTTGTGCCGGCGTCCGTCGCCACCGCGGCGAAGAATTTTGCCCGGACGCCTTTTCCGCTGCTCGTCTTGGCGGAACCGGGATGCGGTCAAGAGCGCGTGGCGCGCGCGGTCCATGCGCTCAACGACCGCGCCGGACCCTGGCTCTCGGCGCACGCGTCGGAAGTTACCGAACCTCAGTTAGACTCCAGGATCGCCGAGATTTTAGCCGACGAAGGCGGCGAGTCCCAGCGGCTCACCTTGTTTCTCAGCGGCCTCGAAGGCCTGAAGCTCTCGGCCCAATCCGCCTTGTTGGACTTTTTATCGGGACAAGAGTCGAGGGGAAGAGATTTGTGGCTCATCTCGACCTCGCGCGCGGACCTGCTGGAAAAGACCTATCACGGTGAATTCTTGGACGCGCTCTACTATCGATTGGCCACGTTGATCCTGCGCTTGCCGGCTCTCAGAGACCGGCAGGCGGATATCCCGATTCTCGCCGATCGGTTGGCCCAAGAATGCGCCGAGAAGATCGGTCTCGGCAAGGCGAGCTTCTCTCCCGCGGCCGTGGAACGGCTCCGCAACTACCTGTGGTTCGGCAACCTGGACGAGATGGAGGCGGTGATCGCGCGGACTCTGGCCATGCACAGGAAAGAGCTGATCGACGCCCCCGATCTGATCCTGGGCGATCCATCGGCAAGCGAAAATACCGCGACGGCTTTCGCGCCGCCGGCGCCATCGCCGGCACAAAAATCGCCCGACGCGCCGGCGCCGCGGAGCAAAAAGCCGGCGGACGCTTTGCCGCCGGGCGACGGCCATGCGCAGGAGGTCAGAATACTCATCAGCGAGCTCGCCCACGAGCTCAAAAATCCCATGGTCACCGTGAAGACTTTTTCCCAGCTCCTGGCCGACCGTTTCGACGATCCGAGCTTTCGCGTGCGCTTCCAGCAGACCGTGAACGGCGACATCCAACGCATGGACGACCTGCTCGAGGCGTTGCTCGATTTTTCGCGCTTCAGCCGGCCCGCAAAGGAAAGAATTCTCGTCTACGAGCAGTTGAGACGCGTGGAAGAAGAGCTGCTTCCCGAGTGCATCAAAAGGGAAACGGCCTTACAGTGGGGCAAAAGGGGGGAAGCTTCGGCGGTCTTCGTCGACAAGGCCCAGTTTATCTTCGCCTTCAAAAACATTCTGCGCGCGGCTCTCGCTCAGGTGAGACCGAAGAGCGAGATTCAGATGGACGTGGAGGGCGGAGGGCGGGTGGCGATCTCGTATTCGCGGGAGGCCGCCGGCGTCGGCGCCCTGAACGAATATCTCGGCGTCGCGACGGCGGCCAACGGAGATGAAGCCCTGCCGCTCAGAATTCTTCTCGCCAATATCCTGCTCGAGCGCAACGGCGGCTCGGTTAAAGTGGACTATCATGAAAGCGGAAAAGCGCGGATTTGGGCCGAGCTTCCGGTCGCTGACAAAGGGGGAGGGAACAAAGAGCCATGA
- a CDS encoding sigma-54 dependent transcriptional regulator: protein MSQVSLLVVDDETGVRESIRLIFGKHFRVHEARSSEEGLRKVKEETPDVVLLDILMPGADGLETLKQIKKVHPEGQVIMLTALNTARTAFTAKETGAFDYVTKPFDVDELRLRVDRALEKSHLSRELERLQEEVGRKYGIENIVGSSKTMVEIFKTVSLVAKRKSTVLVTGESGTGKELIARAIHFNSDRANKPFVVVNCAALPDSLIESELFGYEKGAFTNAYQRKIGHFESAHGGTLFLDEIGELPLGTQAKLLRAIENETFMRLGGTDESKVDVRFIAASNRDLERLVKGGGFRADLFYRLNVVSVYLPALRERKEDVPLLVDHFIKLKARDNSVAAKKLATAVVDCMIAHSWPGNVRELENLIERLTILTPHETIMLDDLPREMRSQEATISLKDAVLEGSRPLGEAVDEFERAIILRALQRTGFNQTKAASLLGTSRRVLRYRMEKLQISDSPPVEGCAKLSR from the coding sequence ATGAGTCAAGTGTCTCTTTTGGTCGTCGATGACGAGACCGGCGTGAGGGAATCCATCCGCCTCATCTTCGGCAAGCATTTCCGCGTTCACGAAGCGCGCTCCAGCGAGGAGGGGCTCCGCAAGGTCAAGGAAGAGACGCCGGACGTCGTTCTGCTCGACATTCTCATGCCGGGCGCCGACGGTCTCGAGACCCTCAAGCAGATCAAGAAAGTCCATCCCGAAGGCCAGGTGATCATGCTGACGGCCTTGAACACGGCGCGGACCGCGTTCACCGCGAAAGAGACCGGCGCGTTCGATTACGTGACCAAGCCGTTCGACGTCGACGAGCTCAGGCTGCGCGTGGATCGGGCGCTGGAAAAGAGCCATCTTTCGCGCGAGCTCGAGCGCCTGCAGGAGGAAGTCGGGCGGAAATACGGCATCGAGAACATCGTGGGAAGCTCCAAAACCATGGTGGAGATCTTCAAGACGGTGAGCCTCGTGGCGAAAAGAAAGAGCACCGTGCTGGTCACCGGCGAGAGCGGGACGGGAAAAGAGCTGATCGCGCGCGCGATCCATTTTAACAGCGACCGGGCCAACAAGCCGTTCGTCGTCGTCAACTGCGCCGCGCTGCCGGACAGCCTGATCGAGAGCGAGCTGTTCGGCTACGAGAAAGGCGCCTTTACCAACGCGTATCAGAGGAAAATCGGCCATTTTGAATCCGCGCACGGCGGCACCCTTTTTCTCGATGAGATCGGCGAGCTGCCGCTGGGGACCCAGGCCAAGCTCCTGAGGGCGATTGAAAACGAAACCTTCATGCGCTTGGGCGGAACCGACGAAAGCAAAGTGGACGTGAGGTTCATCGCCGCGAGCAACCGCGATCTGGAGAGGCTCGTCAAAGGCGGCGGTTTCCGCGCCGACCTTTTTTACCGTCTGAACGTCGTGTCGGTCTATCTGCCGGCGCTCCGCGAGCGGAAAGAGGACGTGCCGCTCCTGGTGGATCACTTCATCAAGCTCAAGGCGCGGGACAACTCCGTCGCGGCGAAAAAATTGGCCACCGCGGTCGTGGATTGCATGATCGCGCATTCCTGGCCCGGCAACGTACGCGAGCTGGAGAATCTGATCGAGAGACTCACGATATTGACCCCGCACGAAACCATCATGCTGGACGATCTTCCCCGCGAGATGCGCAGCCAGGAGGCGACGATATCTCTCAAAGACGCGGTGCTCGAAGGATCGCGCCCGCTCGGCGAGGCGGTGGACGAGTTCGAGCGCGCGATCATTTTGCGCGCGCTCCAGAGAACGGGGTTCAATCAGACCAAAGCGGCCTCTCTCTTGGGCACCAGCCGGCGCGTTTTACGCTACCGGATGGAAAAGCTCCAGATCAGCGACTCCCCGCCGGTCGAAGGTTGCGCAAAGTTGTCCAGATAG
- a CDS encoding ATP-binding protein, whose protein sequence is MSFYAISGLLNGLTSTLLGFYVLTRDIRDRRYQTYAFFCLSLSVWSYGYCLWQLSVSPDEALFWMRLLMAGAIFVPVTNFHHILEFLQWPRRKKRWIWAGYFLCLIFLVLDLSSGLFIQGLSSKQGFSYWPNPGPAFHGYLLFFVYCVLHFTYLLIREYFACSGLRRNQLRYLIVALGIGYVGGATNFPLWYGIPLPPYGNILVAVYIILFSYAVVRFRLMDINVFIKRSLIYASQLLILLIPCYLVLMATQIIFFNQVSPTFSLFALVLFILVGFLFPKLRFRTEEAFERVLFKKKHDYRATLLRSSREMVSMVDLETVSDALVQTVVKALGVAKASLFLLEESDGSFKLKSSVGLGPDPFEVPEITRDEPLAQTIMKRPEALIREELEMINGATRGGKLARKMRRLQAEITLPIHSKDRLIGILNLGHREGKEMYSEEDVEVLSTLANQAAIAIENARLYENLKQSQSIIRRADRLSSLGMLTAGLAHEIRNPLVAIRTFTQLLPERYQDQEFRELFQSLAMKEVDRICGLVNDLLSFARPSTPNMSAQDINEIVGNIARILQSQAKEKDVKIGLHMAPRLPKIFIDKEQIKQVCMNLILNAIQSIESGGSVEIGTHLFGENGAKRFVQIEVRDTGIGIPEKDLENIFNPFFTTKKDGSGLGLSISHQIIKEHGGYMVVESEVGRGTSFFIRLPLSYFPSKTPQRVPQVINEEDPGR, encoded by the coding sequence ATGAGTTTTTATGCGATCAGCGGATTGCTCAACGGGTTAACTTCAACGCTGCTCGGATTTTACGTCCTTACCCGGGATATCAGGGATCGCAGGTATCAAACGTATGCCTTCTTCTGCCTGAGTCTGTCGGTCTGGAGCTACGGATATTGTCTATGGCAGTTGTCCGTGAGCCCCGACGAGGCGCTGTTCTGGATGCGGCTGCTCATGGCCGGAGCCATATTCGTTCCCGTCACCAATTTTCATCACATCCTTGAGTTTCTTCAGTGGCCCAGGCGCAAGAAGCGTTGGATATGGGCCGGGTACTTTCTGTGCTTGATTTTCCTGGTTCTAGATCTATCCTCCGGGCTTTTTATCCAAGGACTGTCTTCGAAACAGGGATTCTCCTATTGGCCCAACCCGGGTCCGGCTTTTCACGGTTATCTCTTGTTTTTCGTTTACTGTGTCCTTCATTTTACCTACCTGTTGATCCGCGAATACTTTGCGTGCAGCGGCCTCAGACGAAACCAACTGCGATATCTTATCGTCGCGCTCGGCATAGGCTATGTCGGCGGGGCCACCAATTTTCCGCTGTGGTACGGGATTCCGCTGCCGCCGTACGGCAATATCCTGGTCGCCGTCTATATTATTCTGTTCAGCTATGCCGTCGTGAGATTTAGGCTGATGGACATCAATGTCTTCATCAAAAGGAGTCTGATCTACGCCTCCCAGCTCTTGATCTTGCTGATCCCTTGCTACCTCGTGCTCATGGCTACGCAGATCATCTTCTTCAACCAGGTGAGCCCGACGTTTTCTCTGTTCGCTCTGGTCCTCTTCATCCTCGTCGGCTTCCTCTTTCCCAAGCTCCGATTTCGCACCGAGGAGGCTTTCGAGCGCGTCTTGTTCAAGAAGAAGCACGATTACCGGGCAACCTTGCTGCGTTCGAGCCGAGAAATGGTTTCCATGGTCGATTTGGAGACCGTATCCGATGCCCTGGTCCAAACCGTGGTGAAGGCCCTGGGAGTCGCGAAGGCGTCTCTTTTTCTGCTGGAAGAGAGCGACGGGTCGTTCAAGCTCAAGAGCAGCGTCGGCCTCGGCCCCGATCCGTTCGAGGTGCCGGAGATCACGCGTGACGAGCCGCTGGCGCAAACGATCATGAAGCGCCCCGAGGCGCTGATCAGGGAAGAGCTGGAGATGATCAACGGCGCAACGCGGGGCGGAAAATTGGCCAGAAAGATGCGTCGGCTGCAGGCCGAGATCACTCTCCCCATCCACTCCAAGGACAGGCTCATCGGCATCCTCAATCTGGGCCACCGAGAGGGGAAGGAGATGTACTCGGAAGAAGATGTGGAAGTCCTCTCGACCTTGGCCAACCAGGCGGCGATCGCGATCGAGAACGCGCGGCTCTATGAAAATCTCAAACAGTCTCAGAGCATTATCCGGCGCGCCGACCGTCTGTCGTCTCTGGGCATGCTGACGGCGGGGCTGGCGCACGAGATCCGCAACCCGCTGGTGGCGATCCGGACCTTCACCCAACTTTTGCCCGAGCGCTACCAGGACCAGGAGTTTCGCGAGCTGTTCCAATCGCTGGCGATGAAAGAAGTCGACCGGATCTGCGGCCTGGTCAACGACCTCTTGAGCTTTGCGCGCCCGTCCACGCCCAACATGTCGGCGCAGGACATCAATGAGATCGTCGGCAACATCGCCCGCATCCTGCAAAGCCAAGCCAAGGAAAAAGACGTGAAGATCGGCCTCCACATGGCGCCGAGACTGCCGAAAATATTTATTGACAAAGAACAGATAAAACAGGTATGCATGAACCTAATTCTAAACGCGATTCAATCGATCGAAAGCGGCGGCTCGGTGGAGATCGGAACGCATCTGTTCGGCGAGAACGGGGCGAAGCGGTTTGTCCAGATCGAAGTGCGGGACACGGGCATCGGGATCCCGGAAAAAGATCTCGAGAACATCTTCAATCCATTTTTCACGACCAAGAAAGACGGCAGCGGACTGGGCCTGTCGATCTCCCACCAGATCATCAAAGAGCACGGCGGGTACATGGTCGTCGAAAGCGAGGTCGGCCGCGGAACGAGCTTTTTCATCCGTCTGCCGCTGAGCTATTTCCCGTCGAAAACGCCGCAGCGCGTTCCCCAAGTCATCAATGAAGAAGATCCTGGTCGTTGA